DNA from Sulfodiicoccus acidiphilus:
GTGATGAAGCGAGTCAGATAGCGGGCAGTTTGGGTATAGCACCCTCTGCTAACTTGGGAGAGAGGAAGTCCCTTTTCGAGCCCGTTCACGGTGCAGCCTTCGATATAGCTGGAAAGGGAGTCGCCAATCCAACCGCGTTTCTGCTTTCTGTTGGTATGATGTTGGAGCACATAGGAAACCTAGGGAACGATCATCGGTTTCTAAAAGCCTCCATATCGCTTAGGGAGGCGATCTTGCGAGTTTACTCGTCTGGGAGGAAACTCACCCCAGACGTTGGTGGTTCAGCGTCCCTCGCAGACATGGCTAACGAAATCGCTCAGTTCCTAGTTTGACGAATCATCCTTTTCATCGCTTGCACCCGTCATCATCGGCTTACGGTTCTCGTTTTGTTTGTTAAGGCATCAATCTTATAGTTACTCCTGTCGAGATGGGAAATCGGTGGTTTAAATTATCTGGGAAGGCCGTAGGTTCGCTTTCGAACAAGTTCGATCCTCTTGAAATCGAGAGGCAGGTTTCAGAGTATTGGGAAAGGGAACAGATATACCGCAAACTGAAGACAGTCAGCTCCAAGAGGGCCAAACGCTTCCTCTTCTTGGACGGCCCACCTTACACTTCTTCTCCTGTGCCTCACATAGGGACGGTATGGAACAAGGTACTGAAGGACTCGATCCTGAGATTTATGAGACTGAGAGGTCTCAACGTATGGGATAGGCCAGGCTACGATTGTCACGGCTTACCTATTGAAGTGGCAATGGAGAGAAAGCTCGGCATAAAGACCAAGACTGAGATTGTGGAGAAGATAGGTGTAGAGCGGTTCGTGAGCGCTTGCTCCGAATTTGCTAAGGAGAACGCCGCGTCCCTCAGCGTGGCCTTCAGGGACGTTGGTGTCTTCATGGACTGGGAAAACCCTTACATGACTCTGTCGGACGAATTCATAAGCAGGTCTTGGAGGGTGATAAAGGCAGCCCACGAGAAGGGACTTCTGGAAAGGAGCCTGCACGTAGTAAGCTGGTGTCCACGTTGCCAAACCACCTTGGCTGACTACGAGACAGAGTACAAGGAACTCAAGGACCCCTCAATTTACGTTAAGTTTAAGGTAGTAGGAGAACAGGATCTCTCGCTTCTCATATGGACAACTACGCCCTGGACTATACCAGCTAACGTGTTCGTGATGATTAATGGGGAGCAGGAGTACGCCGAGGTGAGAGTGGGCAAGGACAGACTGATCATCGCCTCTGCCAGAGTTGAGCCCGTAATGAAAGAGGCCGGCGTAAGCAACTACGTTGTAGTAAGGAGGTTCAGTGGAAAGGAATTGGTTGGCGTCAAATACGTCCATCCACTTGGTGACGTAGTTCCGGCCCAAGCTAAAGCAGAGCAGTTTCACTTCGTAATAGACGCTGGAGTAAGCGTCTCGATGGATGAAGGAACTGGACTAGTTCACTCAGCCCCAGGGCATGGGGCAGAGGACTACGAACAGGGTCTTAAGATAGGCGCCCCCGTGATCATGTTGGTGAACGAGGACGGCACGATGACAAGTGATGCGGGTAAGTATGCTGGGATCCAGGCTAGGGAGGCCTCAGAAATAGTGCTTTCAGATCTCAGGTCCGTTGGAGCTTTGTTCCATTCCTCACACATTCACCACAACTACCCCACCTGCTGGAGATGTCATACGCCGGTCTTGCTGAGAGCGACCAAACAGTGGTTCATAAAAGTGACGAAGCTGAAGGAACAACTTAAGGACGAAACTGGAAAGGTTAACTGGATACCTTCTTGGGCTAAAGTAAGGATGTCCAACTTCTTGGACGAACTGAGAGATTGGGTAATAAGTAGACAGAGATTCTGGGGGAACCCTTTACCTATATGGGAATGTAATGATTGTGGCCATCTGATCGTGGTTGGTGACGCCTCAGAGCTTGCGTCGTTATCCTCATTTCACCCTAAAGAGCTTCACAGACCTTGGATAGACGAGGTCAGATTGAAGTGTCCTAAGTGTGGCGGTGAGGCGACGAGAGTTCCCGACGTCGCGGATGTATGGTTCGACAGCAGTGTGGCCTTCTACGCACAAGGAGAGTGGGCGGAGAGCGATAAGGCCGACCTGATACTCGAGGGAACGGATCAGCTTAGGGGTTGGTTCTTCAGTCTCCTTAGATCTGGAGTTATTCTTACAGGTACTTCTCCATATCGGAACGTTCTGGTACACGGTTTCATGTTAGACGAGCAAGGTAGGGAAATGCATAAGAGCCTAGGTAACTATGTCGAGCCCTCTGCCGTGACGTCTACTTTCGGTAGGGACGTCCTGAGATTGTGGCTACTTAAGAACATAGTATGGGAGGACGTGAAGTTCTCTTTCAAATCACTAGAGTTGGCCAAGAGGCAGCTGCAGGTGGTATGGAATACCTTTGTGTTCGCTTCCGTCTACATGTCGTTAGACTCATTCGACCCGACTCAGGTCAAAATGGACCCAAGCGAGCTAACTAGAAAGGAGGATAGATGGATAGTTTCTAGGTATAACAGTATGCTCAAGGAGTTCTACTCAGACATGGAACAGTACAAAGTGCATGAAGCAGTGAATAGGCTCTTCGACTTCTTAGTGGAGGACGTCAGTAGGTTCTACCTTAGGTTAGCTAGAAAGAGAGCATGGGTCGAGGGACAGGATAAGGACAAACTGATTATGTATGCGGTCCTCTACAAGGTGCTCAGGGGGTGGTTGATTCTCGCATCGGTCGTGACTCCCTACGTAACGGAGAAGATCTATAGGGAGTTCGTTCCAGATCCGCTCCCCTCTGTAAGCATGGAAACGTCTCCAGAGGTGGAGGAACGATATATCGACAGGAACTTAGAAGAGTCTATAGCTCTGGCTAGGGAGATCGCTGAGGCGGGCCTCAACGCTAGGGCAAAGGGCAAACTCAAACTCAGGTGGCCACTCAAGAAGGCTCTAGTCTTCCTCACGGACAGGACGGCCTTAGATAAGCTGAGAGAAGTCGAGGACATAGTTAAGTCAACTCTCAACGTGAGGGAGATAGAGATAGTTAGCGATCAGATGGACGTAGTTAAGTTGAAGGCCCATCCCAATCCTTCTACCTTAGGAAGGGACTTCAGGACTAAGGCCAAGGAGCTCGTAACTTACATAGAGTCCAACCCTTACAAAGTGGCTGAGGACATCGTGAAGTTCGGAAGTCACGAAGTAGAACTGAACGGAGTCAGGTACCTGGTAACTAGGGACCACGTGAGGATAGGGGAGGAGCTAGCTGCGGGGCTAGTTTACGCGGAGTTTGATGGTGGTGCGGTGGCCTTAAGTTCGCAGGTGAGTCAAGAAGAAGAAGAAGAGGGCATAATAAGAGACGTTGTCAGGAGGGTGCAGTTTATGAGAAAGAAACTAGCTCTCAACGTGGAGGATAACATAAAACTGAGCATAACTCCACCACATGAAAGAATGGAGGCCTTGAAGAGGTGGACTGAGTACGTTAAGTCGGAGACTCGTAGCATAGAGGTGACACTAGGTGAGGCCGCTGGAGAGCTAGTAATGGAGTGGGACATTGAGGGAGAGACCTTCATTATAGGAATTTCTAGGGCGTGAATGAATTTGTTTTTCGCTCCTCCCAGAAGGGGCAGGCTTTCCGTTGCGCTTCCTCTATCTTCTCCCCTGGTGAAGGGAACTGGTCCCTCCTTGTCATGTAAATTGAGTCAGGTGCTTAGGGCGGCCGCTGCCTTCAGGGTCTCGGAGCTTATGTGGGTGGATGATATTAACGATGAGTCGAAGCGAAGGAAAGTCAGGCTGATGATAGATTACGCCCTTTCTCCACCTTATTCTAAAAGGTACTTTCCGCTGACACCTGACCTATCCAACGCGGCTCTCATGGATCCCATCCAAGTTCCCACACACCCAGATAGGGCTGTACCAGTAGAAGGAGAGGTGAGGCTAGGGGTTAAGTCAGGAAACCGCGTGGACTTTGGAGTAGGGAAGAGATTCAAGAAGGAGCCTGGGCTCTACGTTGTCACAGATTCCCTAAGACTAAAGTTTCGTCCTGTGAAGGATTTGGTATATCTCGGTCCGCGGGTCAAATTCCTAAAGTTTCAGGAATTGATTAAACTGCCAGGCTTGGTATTAGGTTCTAGGAGTTGCGGAAACCCACTGCTGGACTCCGATAGGTTAGTCGAAATATTTGAGAGAGAGGGGCTCACATTATTCCTCGGGCCCCCTCAAGGAGGACTTCTTAAAGAGAGTGGATGGAGAGGACTTTGCTACAACTTCTTGCCTGAACAGGGCGTCAAAGATGTGAGAACAGAAGAAGCCTTGTGGGCCTCTCTCTCCATTCTAAATGTTATCCTCCAATAGTTTTTTAAGGCTTCTCCACGTGGTGAGCCGAAAGAGGAGAGGCTAATGGGTCATAGGAAGCTGTCCTCGCCGAGGAGAGGTTCGTCAGGCCTTAGACCTAGGAAGAGGAGTAATGAGTTGTTGCCGTCGCCTAAGTCGTGGCCGACGGTGAAGGCGGATTCCCCATTGTTGTTGGGTTTCGTTGGTTATAAGGCAGGTATGACGCACGTGTTCATGATAGATGATAGGCCTAATTCCCCAAATCTAGGAAAGGAGATATTCGTTCCCGTGACTGTTATAGAGACCCCACCTTTGATCCCGTTGGCTGTGAGGGGATATACCATCGATGGAAGAGGGGAGTTACAAGCCTTGACGGAGTACTGGATAAAGCCACCTAAGGAGCTTGACATTAAGAGGAAGATATTCTCCTTTAATTACTCCGAGACACGCGCGAGAGAGTCCTTAGACGAGCTTTCTTCTAAGTTAGAGAGAATGAAAGTATTGAGGGTAGTAGCAGCCACTCAACCTAGATTGGTTCCAGGACTCGGCAAGAAGAGACCTGATGTGGTTGAGATCCAGGTGACCGGAGGACAGCTAAAAGCTCAGTTAGACTACGTGCTTAGCTTGTTGGGAAAACCATTGGAAGTTAAGGACGTCCTTAAAGAAGGGCAACTGGTGGATTTGATAGGAGTGAGTAAAGGCAAGGGATTTCAGGGTGCGATAAAGAGGTTCGGTGTGATGGAGCTGCCGAGGTGGCACAAACACAGGAAAGGGAGCAGAAAGGTAGGAACTAGGGGACCATCGCCAGGAACTCCCAGTTATACTCCCCAACCTGGACAACTCGGCTACTTCAGGAGGACGGAGTTCAACAAGAGGATCCTAAAAATATCTAACAACGTGGAGGAAGTGAACCCCAAGGGCGGCTTCATTAGTTACGGTCTTGTCAGGAACTGGTACGTATTAATTGAAGGTAGTGTTATAGGAACCAAGAAGAGGCCGATCTTCATGCGTTACCCGATTAGACCCACTTGGGAACCTAGATCGATTCCGCAGTTCACCTACGTAAGTACTCTAAGTAAGCAGGGTGTTGGAATTTGACTTGGTTGGAAACAGTAGAGAAATCTGTTCCCCTTTACGATCTACAGGGATCCAAGGTAGGGGAGGTTAAGCTTCCTAACCTATTTTCCTTCCCGGTCAGGAAGGACATAATAAGGAGGGTTTATATCTCCTCTCTAACGAAAAAACTACAACCCAAGGGAAGGGATCCCATGGCAGGGAGGAGGACACCAGCTTCGAGCTTTGGAATCAACTTAGGAATGGCTAGAATTCCGAGAGTAAGCGGTAGTGGAGAGGGTGCCCTAGCTCCTAACACGGTTGGTGGAAGGCTTGCCTTTCCTCCTACGCCGAGGAAGGAGTTGGCCGAAAATGTGAACAGGAAAGAGGTCAGGTTGGCTCTTATTTCCGCGCTAAGTGCGACCTCTGACTTGTCCTCGGTGAGAGCTAGGGGTCATAAGTTCTCTGGAGACGTATTACCTATAGTTATAAGGGATGACTTCGAGGGTATGAGAACCACTGTGGAGGCGCTAGAAGTGTTAGAGGAACTGGGACTGAAGGAGGATCTTAACAGGGCTAAGGATGGAATAAAAATCCGAGCAGGTAAAGGTAAGATGCGCGGTAGAAGGTACGTATGTCCTAAGAGTATACTAGTTGTGATCGGAAAAGACGATGCTCCGTTGAGGCGTTCCTTAAGAAACGTCCCTGGAGTGGACGTAGTTAGCGCAAGGGTAGTAGGGGTCATACACCTAGCGCCAGGAGGACAACCAGGCAGGTTGACAGTCTACACAGAGTCAGCTTTAAGTAAACTAACACAGCGATTAGGGGGTGGCCTCCAGTGAGTCTCATAAGAAGTGGGCTCAACACGGAAAAGGCAATAAGGTTGATCGAGAAAGAAAACTCCATCACCTTACTAGTTGATAGAAAGGCCACTAAGGGAGAAGTCAAGAAAGAAGTCGAGTCCCTCTTCAATGTGAAGGTTGAAAAGGTTCGACTCTTGATCACCCCGACTGGGGAGAAGAAGGCCTACATTAAGTTGAAGAAGGAGTTCAAGGCCAGCGAGGTGGCCGGGAAGTTAGGAGTATTGTGAGGTGAGTGAGGAGTGGGGAAGAAGTTAAGACAGCAGAGGGCAGGAAGAGGTACTCCTACCTTTGTTACTCCCGAAGCCCATAGAATTGGAGCTGTAAGATATCCACGGATCAACGAAAAGATGAATGGGAAGGTGGAGGACATAGTCCATGCCCCTGGAATGAACGCTCCGATAGCTTTGATAAGGCTAGATAACGGTTTGACCTTCTTTAACCAAGCGGTAATGGGAACCCATGTGGGACAGAGGATCGAGTTTGGTTTCGGTGCTAAAGCGAGCTCCGGTAATATCGTCAGGGTAGGAGACGTCCAGGAAGGGACGAACCTCTGCAACATAGAGATAGTAAACGGAGATGGGGGAAGTTGGCTAGGTCGGCTGGTGGATACGCCGTGGTTGTTGGGAGGAGTGGAACTAAAGTAATTTTACGTCTGCCTTCAGGCAAAGTTATGGAGGTAAGTGAAGACGCTAGAGCCACTGTGGGAGTTGTGGCTGGAGGAGGTGCCTCAGAGAAACCGCTCCTTAAGGCAGGGGCGTCCTACTACAAGTACAAGAACAAAGCTAAAAAGTGGCCCACAGTTAGGGGAGTTGCGATGAATGTTGTTTCTCATCCTCATGGAGGAGGTCTTCACCCTAGCGTTAGTAGGTCAAGTACAGTGAGTCGGAATGCCCCGCCTGGGAGGAAGGTGGGCCACATAGCAGCGAAGAGGACAGGAAGGAAGGTGGGAGAGAGTGGTGCCTGACATTCCACCTGAGTGGCGTAAGTTCAAGTACAGAGGTAAGACGATCGATGAGTTAATGGCCATGCCAATGGACGAATTCATAAAGATGCTACCGTCAAGAAAGAGGAGATCCCTGAAGAGGGGATTCACTGAGCAGCAAAGGAATCTCCTAGAGAAAATAAGGACATATAGGAGAGACCCTAAGCAGGGAAAGTCCATCAGGACTCACGTGAGGGACATGGTGATATTACCTGAGATGGTTGGATTGAAGTTCGCAGTCCACAATGGTAAGGAATTCGTGGAATTCGTGGTGTCTCCAGAGATGATAGGACACTATCTAGGGGAATTCTCCTCACCCATAAAGAAGGTGGAACACGGAGAGCCTGGACTGAAGGCAACTAGGTCCAGTCTATTCTTAGCTATGAAGGGATGAAAGATGCCAGAGTGGACATACCCTGACCTAGGAATAGATGAGTTTAAGCTGGCTAAAGCGGTAGGAAGAGATCTCAGTATATCTCCTAAGGATGCTTACAATGTCTGTAAGGCCATTAGGGGAATGAAGTTGAGTGAGGCGAAAAAGTTCTTAGAGGAAGTGATTGCGAAGAGAACACCAATACCTTATTATAGATACAACAAGAGGACCTCCCACAAAAGCGGTCTCAACCAGAGGTGGGGGGTTAAGAGCGGGAGATACCCCGTCAAGGTAGCGAGGGAATTAAACAAATTACTTACTAACGTTGAGGCCAACGCCGCAGGGAAGGGGCTAGACGCTGACTCCTTGAAACTGGTTCACGTAGCTGTGCACAAAGGGATAGTCATGAAGAGATACATGCCTAGAGCGTTCGGCAGATCGACCAAGAAGTACAAGAGAACCAGCACCTTAGAGGTGGTGGCGGCGGAGGTAGAATAGTATGGTTAAGATAAAGCAGTACTTCCTACAAAGGGCGATCACTAAGACAATGGTGGACGAGTATTTAGCGAAGCAGTTCTATAGGGCAGAGTACTCTGGGGTAGAGATAGCAAAGACGCCAATGGGAACCAGGGTGATAATATACGCCGGCCGCCCGGCAATGATAATAGGAAAGGGCGGTAAGAGCATAAAGCAGCTCTCTCAAGTCCTGGAGAGATATTTCAAATTGGAGAATCCTCAAATAACTGTCGTCAACGTGGAGAAGCCCGAGCTCAACGCTAGGATTATGGCATTCAGACTAGCCCAGAATCTGGAGAAAGGATTCCAATTCAGGAGGGCTTCGTTCATAACAATGAGGAAGATAATGGGGGCTGGTGCAGTAGGTGCCGAGATAGTTGTGAGCGGGAAGCTAACTACTGAGAGGGCGAGGTATGAGAAATTGAAGGAAGGTCAGGTTTACAAGACAGGGGGTCAGTTGGACACCGTAGTAGATAGGGCAATCGCAACAGCGCTACTTAAGCCTGGTATATTTGGTGTTGAAGTGGTAATAACTAAGCCGGTTAGGTCCGTGGACAAGATTCTGCCCAAGAGCCCAGAGGAAGTTAAAGTAGAAAGCAAAGAGGAAGGAGGTGTGACTGTAACCAACGTTAAGTTCATAGAGGAAGGAGGTGCGAGCCAAAGTGCCACTGAAAGTCAGTGAACTGGAGCAGCTCCCACCTGAGGAACTGAAGAAGAGGATGGAAGATCTTGTCCTTCAACAGGTGAGGCTTAGGGCTCAAGCCAGAATGGGTTCGCTAAAGGAGACCTCGTCGATAAGGAATGTTAGAAAGGATATAGCGAGGATAGAAAGTGTGTTGGCTAAAAAGAGGGGAAGAAATGAAAGGTTGTGACTTTAACGGAAAGTGGTTGGAAGTCTTGGGTCATAGCGACCCGACTTTGAGAGGAGTTCAGGGTACAGTGATATGGGAAGGTGAACGAACCTTCAGAGTCCTTGCTAACGGCCACACTAAGACATTAATGAAATATCCTGGATTTTTTGTCCTAGAGGATGGCCACTCTCGGCTGAAGATAGATGGCGCTTCTCTTCAGTCGAAGATTTCGAACAGAATTGTTAGGAGGAGATGTAGAAATTGAGTCTAGGAGTTAGAAAAGTGGGCGTGCCTGGAGTCGCGCAGCCCTCGAAAATATGTGAGGATGTCCTCTGTCCATTTCACGGACACCTGAAGGTGAGAGGAACTTTCATAGAGGGAAGTCTGATAAAGATGAGAGGCACCAGGTTCGGAACCGTGCAAAGAACCTACACATATTATAACAAGAAGTACAAACGATACGAGAGAAGGAGGAGTAAGATACACGTGAGGGTTCCAGACTGTCTGGAAGTGAGAGAGGGAGATAGAGTGATAATAGGGGAAACGAGGCCACTCGCCAAGTCAGTATCCTTCGTGGTCCTAGGGAAGAGGTGAGACGATGCCCGAGAAAATGCAGATGTTGGGAGCGAGGAAAGGGTATACTCCAGCAATACAGCACAACTCAATGGTGGTCGTTGCAGACAACAGCGGGGCCAAGCTAGCAAAGGTGATCGGAATATATGGATATAGAGGAGTCCTCAGGAGAGTACCTTTCGCCAATATAGCTGACTTAGTAATGGTGTCGGTGAGAAGGGGGACTCCAGATGTAAGAAAGCAGAAGTTTAAGGCAGTAGTAATAAGGCAGAGAATGCCTTTCAGGAGGCCTGATGGTACTTGGATGTCCTTTGAGGACAACGCGGTGGTAATAGTTAATCCTGACGGTACACCAAAAGGTTCGGAAATAAGGGGCCCAGTAGCCAGAGAGGCAGCAGAAAGGTGGCCCAAGATATCCAGTTTGGCCACCATAATAGTATAGGTGATTCGAGATGAACTCCAGTTCTCCTAGGAAGCAGAGGAAACTACTCTACACTTCTCCCAAACATTTGAGGACGAAGTTGTTGACGGCTAAGGTGTCAGATGAGCTATCTAACCAATATGGCATATCTAGAATAAAGGTAAGGAAGGGAGATACCGTGAAGGTGTTAAGGGGAACCAACGTTGGCTTCGAAGGAAAGGTAAACTCCGTCGACACTAAGTCGGGATTCGTAATGATCGAAGGGCTTACGAGGAAGAAAGTCGATGGGACACCGGTTTTCGTAAAGATCAGGGCCTCCAACTTAGTGGTTACTAAACTCGACATGAGTGATCCGTTGAGGAGGAAGAGCATTGAAAGGAAGGCGGAGCAACGGAAGCTTTTTATGAGAAGTGAGGCTCAGAATGGTAGCTAAAAAGGTGAGACTCTTTGGCGAAAATGGGCAATAGTACATACAGGACAAGGCATGCCGCGCCTAAGTTCGTTCCTGTGGGTAAGAAGGAGAGTAAGTGGTACGTTAGGACTTCCCCAGGCCCTCATTCAGCCTCAAGAAGCATACCTTTGGGTTCAGTCCTCAGGGACTCACTTAAGGTGGCTTCCACTATGACCGAGGCGCGGAAGTTAATAGCTGCTGGTGCAGTGTTGGTTGACGGGAGAGCGATCAAGGACTACAAGTTTCCGATAGGCCTCATGGACATCATTTCCTTTCCTTCAGCCGGCCAACATTACAGGGTGGTCCCAGATCCGATCAAATACCTGAAGCTGATACCCATCTCAGGTGAGGAGGCAAGGTTCAAGTACGTCAGGGTGATCGGAAAGGTAATGACAAATAAGTCCATGATTCAGATAAATCTAGAGGACGGTAGGAACATAAGGACCTCTATGGAAAAGTATAGGACCGAGTTGCAGGTCGACACGTTCACTACACTTAAGCTAAACTTGGAAGACGGTTCGGTGATCACCAAGTTCGAGCTGAAGGAGGGGAGCTACGCAGTGGCCGTGGCTGGAAGGAACGTCGGCCTACACGGAAGGATAAGCGAAATAAGGACATCACCGTTCAAGTCAAAGAGGGACTCCCTAGTCACGGTGGAGTCAAGCAATAAGGACTCCTTCCAGACGAGGGTGATAAACATCATGGCTATAGGTGGAAAGTCTCCAGACGTGAGGCTAGATTGACATGACTGAGCAATTGGTTCAGGAAAATCCGATGAGGAGAATAAGGATAGTGAAAGTAACTGTGAACATAGGGATAGGAGAGCCTGGAGAAAGGCTCAACAGAGCCTTTTCTCTATTAGAGGAGCTCACTCAATCTAAACCCGTTATGACGAAGGCCAAGAGGAGCATAAGGGACTTCGGCGTGAGGAAAGGTACCTCAATAGGCGTTAAAGTCACCTTAAGAGGGAAGAAGGGAATGGAATTTCTTAGGAGGGCCCTAGAGGCCTTAGGGAACAAAGTCAAGAGCTCTAGTTTCGACGATTACGGAAACTTCTCCTTCGGTATAGCTGAGCATACTCTGCTTCCAGGTACTAGATACGATCCGGAGGTAGGTATATTCGGCATGGATATTGCAGTAACCATGGAGAGGCCGGGTTATAGGGTTATGAGGAGAAGAGCAAAGCCTTCCAAAATTCCAAGGAGGCACAGGGTTAACAGAGAGGAAGCCATAGAGTTCTTCAAGAAAGAGCTAGGTGTTGAGGTGTCGTAAAGTGGCCAAGTACAAACCACCTGTTGAGAGAAAATACGGGAAGGGGGTCCAAGCTTGCAGGAGGTGCGGGAGCAGGGATAGCGTAATCCAGAAGTACAACCTGTACCTCTGTAGGCAGTGTTTTAGGGAAGTGGCGTATTCTGTTGGTTTCAAGAAGTTGAGGTGAAAGGATGGTCGTGATAAATCCGGTAGCAAATGCGTTAACTTCGCTCTACAACAACGAGTCTAGAAGAAATAGGCAGGCAGTGATATCTCCGGCTTCTAAGCTTATCATAAACGTGTTGAGGGCGATGCAGAAAGAGGGCTACGTAGGTGAGGTAGAGCAGGTAGACGATGGGAGGTGGGGGAAAATAGTTGTGCAGCTTCAAGGGCGCATAAACAAGTGTGGGCCTGTGACTCCTCGTTATCCCCTAACCTATAGAGACATGATAAACCTACCAACTTACGTCAGGAAGTATCTCCCCTCTAAGGAAATAGGTATCATAATTGTATCCACCTCTAAGGGAGTTATGTCTCACAAGGAGGCAGCTCGCCTTAGAATAGGGGGAGTTGCGCTGGGTTACGTGTATTGAGGTGATGTCGATGCAGTTAGCTTACGTAAAGGAAGAGGTTCAAATTCCGCAGAACGTGGCCGTTCACCTTGAGGGAAAAGTTCTCAGGGTGAAGGGAAGTAAGGGGGAGATAACTAGGGACTTCAGCTTCGCTAAAGGGATTGAAATTCGACTTGATGGTAACAAAGTGATCTTCGAA
Protein-coding regions in this window:
- a CDS encoding 50S ribosomal protein L14 — translated: MPEKMQMLGARKGYTPAIQHNSMVVVADNSGAKLAKVIGIYGYRGVLRRVPFANIADLVMVSVRRGTPDVRKQKFKAVVIRQRMPFRRPDGTWMSFEDNAVVIVNPDGTPKGSEIRGPVAREAAERWPKISSLATIIV
- a CDS encoding 30S ribosomal protein S19 gives rise to the protein MVPDIPPEWRKFKYRGKTIDELMAMPMDEFIKMLPSRKRRSLKRGFTEQQRNLLEKIRTYRRDPKQGKSIRTHVRDMVILPEMVGLKFAVHNGKEFVEFVVSPEMIGHYLGEFSSPIKKVEHGEPGLKATRSSLFLAMKG
- the rpmC gene encoding 50S ribosomal protein L29 — translated: MPLKVSELEQLPPEELKKRMEDLVLQQVRLRAQARMGSLKETSSIRNVRKDIARIESVLAKKRGRNERL
- a CDS encoding 30S ribosomal protein S17, which encodes MSLGVRKVGVPGVAQPSKICEDVLCPFHGHLKVRGTFIEGSLIKMRGTRFGTVQRTYTYYNKKYKRYERRRSKIHVRVPDCLEVREGDRVIIGETRPLAKSVSFVVLGKR
- a CDS encoding 30S ribosomal protein S3, whose amino-acid sequence is MVKIKQYFLQRAITKTMVDEYLAKQFYRAEYSGVEIAKTPMGTRVIIYAGRPAMIIGKGGKSIKQLSQVLERYFKLENPQITVVNVEKPELNARIMAFRLAQNLEKGFQFRRASFITMRKIMGAGAVGAEIVVSGKLTTERARYEKLKEGQVYKTGGQLDTVVDRAIATALLKPGIFGVEVVITKPVRSVDKILPKSPEEVKVESKEEGGVTVTNVKFIEEGGASQSATESQ
- a CDS encoding ribonuclease P protein subunit, which translates into the protein MKGCDFNGKWLEVLGHSDPTLRGVQGTVIWEGERTFRVLANGHTKTLMKYPGFFVLEDGHSRLKIDGASLQSKISNRIVRRRCRN
- a CDS encoding 50S ribosomal protein L23 translates to MSLIRSGLNTEKAIRLIEKENSITLLVDRKATKGEVKKEVESLFNVKVEKVRLLITPTGEKKAYIKLKKEFKASEVAGKLGVL
- a CDS encoding putative RNA uridine N3 methyltransferase, with protein sequence MNLFFAPPRRGRLSVALPLSSPLVKGTGPSLSCKLSQVLRAAAAFRVSELMWVDDINDESKRRKVRLMIDYALSPPYSKRYFPLTPDLSNAALMDPIQVPTHPDRAVPVEGEVRLGVKSGNRVDFGVGKRFKKEPGLYVVTDSLRLKFRPVKDLVYLGPRVKFLKFQELIKLPGLVLGSRSCGNPLLDSDRLVEIFEREGLTLFLGPPQGGLLKESGWRGLCYNFLPEQGVKDVRTEEALWASLSILNVILQ
- the rpl4p gene encoding 50S ribosomal protein L4, with the translated sequence MTWLETVEKSVPLYDLQGSKVGEVKLPNLFSFPVRKDIIRRVYISSLTKKLQPKGRDPMAGRRTPASSFGINLGMARIPRVSGSGEGALAPNTVGGRLAFPPTPRKELAENVNRKEVRLALISALSATSDLSSVRARGHKFSGDVLPIVIRDDFEGMRTTVEALEVLEELGLKEDLNRAKDGIKIRAGKGKMRGRRYVCPKSILVVIGKDDAPLRRSLRNVPGVDVVSARVVGVIHLAPGGQPGRLTVYTESALSKLTQRLGGGLQ
- the ileS gene encoding isoleucine--tRNA ligase, which gives rise to MGNRWFKLSGKAVGSLSNKFDPLEIERQVSEYWEREQIYRKLKTVSSKRAKRFLFLDGPPYTSSPVPHIGTVWNKVLKDSILRFMRLRGLNVWDRPGYDCHGLPIEVAMERKLGIKTKTEIVEKIGVERFVSACSEFAKENAASLSVAFRDVGVFMDWENPYMTLSDEFISRSWRVIKAAHEKGLLERSLHVVSWCPRCQTTLADYETEYKELKDPSIYVKFKVVGEQDLSLLIWTTTPWTIPANVFVMINGEQEYAEVRVGKDRLIIASARVEPVMKEAGVSNYVVVRRFSGKELVGVKYVHPLGDVVPAQAKAEQFHFVIDAGVSVSMDEGTGLVHSAPGHGAEDYEQGLKIGAPVIMLVNEDGTMTSDAGKYAGIQAREASEIVLSDLRSVGALFHSSHIHHNYPTCWRCHTPVLLRATKQWFIKVTKLKEQLKDETGKVNWIPSWAKVRMSNFLDELRDWVISRQRFWGNPLPIWECNDCGHLIVVGDASELASLSSFHPKELHRPWIDEVRLKCPKCGGEATRVPDVADVWFDSSVAFYAQGEWAESDKADLILEGTDQLRGWFFSLLRSGVILTGTSPYRNVLVHGFMLDEQGREMHKSLGNYVEPSAVTSTFGRDVLRLWLLKNIVWEDVKFSFKSLELAKRQLQVVWNTFVFASVYMSLDSFDPTQVKMDPSELTRKEDRWIVSRYNSMLKEFYSDMEQYKVHEAVNRLFDFLVEDVSRFYLRLARKRAWVEGQDKDKLIMYAVLYKVLRGWLILASVVTPYVTEKIYREFVPDPLPSVSMETSPEVEERYIDRNLEESIALAREIAEAGLNARAKGKLKLRWPLKKALVFLTDRTALDKLREVEDIVKSTLNVREIEIVSDQMDVVKLKAHPNPSTLGRDFRTKAKELVTYIESNPYKVAEDIVKFGSHEVELNGVRYLVTRDHVRIGEELAAGLVYAEFDGGAVALSSQVSQEEEEEGIIRDVVRRVQFMRKKLALNVEDNIKLSITPPHERMEALKRWTEYVKSETRSIEVTLGEAAGELVMEWDIEGETFIIGISRA
- a CDS encoding 50S ribosomal protein L22, which produces MPEWTYPDLGIDEFKLAKAVGRDLSISPKDAYNVCKAIRGMKLSEAKKFLEEVIAKRTPIPYYRYNKRTSHKSGLNQRWGVKSGRYPVKVARELNKLLTNVEANAAGKGLDADSLKLVHVAVHKGIVMKRYMPRAFGRSTKKYKRTSTLEVVAAEVE
- a CDS encoding 50S ribosomal protein L3 → MGHRKLSSPRRGSSGLRPRKRSNELLPSPKSWPTVKADSPLLLGFVGYKAGMTHVFMIDDRPNSPNLGKEIFVPVTVIETPPLIPLAVRGYTIDGRGELQALTEYWIKPPKELDIKRKIFSFNYSETRARESLDELSSKLERMKVLRVVAATQPRLVPGLGKKRPDVVEIQVTGGQLKAQLDYVLSLLGKPLEVKDVLKEGQLVDLIGVSKGKGFQGAIKRFGVMELPRWHKHRKGSRKVGTRGPSPGTPSYTPQPGQLGYFRRTEFNKRILKISNNVEEVNPKGGFISYGLVRNWYVLIEGSVIGTKKRPIFMRYPIRPTWEPRSIPQFTYVSTLSKQGVGI